The following proteins are co-located in the Brachybacterium sacelli genome:
- a CDS encoding glycoside hydrolase family 38 C-terminal domain-containing protein, whose amino-acid sequence MPKTSLVARGPGHRERLLEASARAWIPVGDETIAVVCEPLIRKDDDGARMRALRLDLPPGVRGSLSPADVHITDGDGSTVRTAEAPAPEGTVRILVPLFAQETTVHVAVRTTEVDAGTDVVLDVPREWTIHLVHHSHLDIGYTDPQPRIRAEQRSYIDSALDLCRATDDWPEDVRFRWTVESRWVVDDWMRSRPRARIDELVRRIREGRIELSALPYNVHLDTCSTDELHEMLRPTVEFSRKYGVELPSAMQTDVPGQPVGLPQALSDAGVRYLSVAHNWAGRSMPHTHGDDDLPRLFRWRAPSGAEVLVWKTDSPHGGAYMEGPHVGLHESYAEVDRLLPSYLSNLAHLPYPYPPGIFGWHGEEVSTRDPYPWDVLHLRTQGRGGDNAPARLQAAEIAKEWNETWQWPRLVTSTSTAFFEDAQERLGDEIRTFEGDWGDWWVEGVGSGALPQSLVRDAQARVRDAHFVSRTGQMLGIDGTDAMDAGDERRLADAGYQAISLFDEHTWGASNSWLASDRGMDSGGLQWQWKASRALDAEEATREFLEKASSELADQVGSDPSSLLSVLAVNTHGWAGSTTASFLLREAIVPFSQEIVVLDARTGEPLAHTEAEQVNHTFREAGRWIRVTVPDVPALGYVRLDVRAAPETSAARRSDTAEGTALEALVLQNEFLRVEYDANRSCITSIRDLAGDRELVNPDSVLGFDQYVYDEYTTASGFNHHSNRSSSSSKLELLGSRSLAGPSVLTEAVDDGVEQRLVLEFTAAGIEQGWTTLRLRHGENLLRIEHRLRKPTTETKESAYFAFPFALAEPRVHFEITGGIAGDDLPSIPGAPTHMRAMRNWVSMESEQDGSVAWVTRNAPLVESGVIALPYAPFPDSTAPREPATVYSWAHNNVWDTNFPNQQAFETTFEYAVGVPGDSGRHGDVLAAATAASVVHPPVAVPAHGAPGAPVPPPQGQLLAVTGDGAEAVQVVTVSAGEQGAVLVKLQSFAADPVTVQVSLPQVDVRAARSTSYLGEEGEDLPLRDGAGVLTLEPRGVRAVALLPADTASGPGGGEA is encoded by the coding sequence ATGCCGAAGACATCACTGGTCGCGCGAGGACCAGGCCACCGCGAGCGTCTGCTCGAGGCCTCCGCCCGCGCGTGGATCCCGGTGGGAGACGAGACCATCGCGGTCGTCTGCGAACCGTTGATCAGGAAGGACGACGACGGCGCCCGGATGCGCGCACTGCGTCTCGACCTCCCGCCCGGCGTGAGGGGCTCCCTGTCTCCCGCGGACGTCCACATCACCGACGGGGACGGTTCCACGGTGCGCACCGCGGAGGCGCCCGCGCCCGAGGGCACCGTGCGGATCCTGGTGCCGCTGTTCGCGCAGGAGACCACGGTGCACGTCGCCGTGCGCACCACCGAGGTCGACGCAGGGACCGACGTCGTCCTGGATGTCCCGCGGGAATGGACCATCCACCTGGTGCACCACTCGCACCTCGACATCGGGTACACCGATCCGCAGCCGCGCATCCGTGCCGAGCAGCGCTCGTACATCGACTCCGCCCTGGACCTGTGCCGGGCCACGGACGACTGGCCCGAGGACGTCAGGTTCCGGTGGACCGTCGAATCCCGCTGGGTCGTGGACGACTGGATGCGCTCCCGCCCCCGTGCGCGCATCGACGAGCTCGTCCGTCGGATCCGTGAGGGCCGCATCGAGCTCTCGGCGCTCCCGTACAACGTCCACCTCGACACCTGCTCGACCGATGAGCTCCACGAGATGCTGCGCCCGACGGTGGAGTTCAGCCGGAAGTACGGCGTCGAGCTCCCCAGCGCGATGCAGACCGACGTCCCCGGGCAGCCCGTCGGCCTGCCCCAGGCTCTCAGCGACGCCGGCGTGCGCTACCTCTCGGTCGCGCACAACTGGGCCGGCCGCTCGATGCCCCATACCCACGGCGACGACGACCTCCCGCGGCTGTTCCGCTGGAGGGCGCCCTCCGGCGCGGAGGTCCTCGTGTGGAAGACCGACAGCCCCCACGGCGGGGCCTACATGGAGGGACCGCACGTCGGCCTCCACGAGTCGTACGCGGAGGTGGACCGCCTGCTGCCGTCCTACCTCTCGAATCTCGCCCACCTGCCCTATCCCTACCCGCCGGGAATCTTCGGCTGGCACGGGGAGGAGGTCTCCACGCGGGACCCGTACCCGTGGGACGTGCTGCACCTGCGGACCCAGGGCCGCGGCGGCGACAACGCCCCCGCCCGGCTCCAGGCCGCGGAGATCGCCAAGGAGTGGAACGAGACCTGGCAGTGGCCGCGGCTGGTCACCTCCACCAGCACGGCCTTCTTCGAGGATGCCCAGGAGCGTCTCGGCGACGAGATCCGCACCTTCGAAGGGGACTGGGGCGACTGGTGGGTCGAGGGGGTCGGCTCCGGTGCGCTCCCCCAGTCCCTGGTCCGCGACGCCCAGGCGCGCGTCAGGGATGCCCACTTCGTCTCCCGGACGGGCCAGATGCTCGGCATCGACGGGACGGACGCCATGGACGCCGGGGACGAGCGCCGTCTGGCCGACGCCGGCTACCAGGCGATCTCCCTCTTCGACGAGCACACCTGGGGCGCATCGAACTCCTGGCTCGCCTCGGACCGCGGCATGGATTCCGGTGGCCTGCAGTGGCAGTGGAAGGCCTCACGCGCCCTCGATGCCGAGGAGGCCACGCGGGAGTTCCTGGAGAAGGCGAGCTCGGAGCTCGCGGACCAGGTGGGCTCGGATCCCTCCTCCCTGCTGTCCGTGCTGGCCGTGAACACGCACGGCTGGGCCGGCTCCACCACGGCGTCGTTCCTGCTGCGCGAGGCGATCGTCCCCTTCTCCCAGGAGATCGTGGTCCTCGACGCCCGCACGGGCGAGCCGCTGGCCCATACGGAGGCCGAGCAGGTCAACCACACCTTCCGCGAAGCCGGGCGCTGGATCCGGGTCACCGTCCCGGACGTCCCCGCACTCGGCTACGTCCGTCTCGATGTCCGGGCGGCCCCCGAGACGTCGGCCGCCCGGCGCTCCGACACCGCCGAGGGGACCGCGCTCGAGGCCCTGGTGCTTCAGAACGAGTTCCTGCGTGTCGAGTACGACGCGAACCGCTCCTGCATCACCTCGATCCGCGACCTCGCCGGCGACCGCGAGCTGGTCAACCCGGACTCCGTGCTCGGATTCGATCAGTACGTCTACGACGAGTACACGACGGCGAGCGGCTTCAACCACCATTCCAACCGGTCCTCCTCGAGCTCCAAACTCGAGCTGCTCGGCAGCCGGAGCCTGGCCGGGCCGTCGGTGCTCACCGAAGCGGTCGACGACGGCGTGGAGCAACGGCTCGTCCTGGAGTTCACCGCGGCGGGGATCGAGCAGGGCTGGACGACGCTGCGTCTGCGGCACGGCGAGAACCTCCTGCGCATCGAGCACCGCCTCCGCAAGCCGACCACGGAGACGAAGGAGAGCGCGTACTTCGCCTTCCCCTTCGCCCTCGCGGAGCCCCGCGTGCACTTCGAGATCACCGGGGGGATCGCCGGGGACGACCTGCCGTCCATCCCCGGCGCGCCGACGCACATGCGGGCCATGCGCAACTGGGTGAGCATGGAGTCGGAGCAGGACGGATCCGTCGCCTGGGTCACCCGCAATGCGCCGCTGGTCGAGTCCGGGGTCATCGCGCTCCCCTACGCCCCCTTCCCCGACAGCACGGCTCCGCGCGAGCCGGCCACGGTGTACTCCTGGGCGCACAACAACGTCTGGGACACCAACTTCCCGAACCAGCAGGCCTTCGAGACCACCTTCGAGTACGCGGTGGGGGTGCCGGGCGACAGCGGTCGCCACGGTGACGTGCTGGCGGCGGCGACCGCCGCGAGCGTCGTCCACCCGCCGGTAGCGGTGCCCGCGCACGGCGCGCCGGGGGCACCGGTGCCGCCGCCGCAGGGGCAGCTCCTCGCGGTCACCGGGGACGGTGCCGAGGCGGTCCAGGTCGTCACGGTCTCCGCGGGCGAGCAGGGAGCGGTGCTGGTCAAGCTGCAGTCCTTCGCCGCGGACCCCGTCACCGTGCAGGTCTCCCTGCCGCAGGTCGACGTGCGGGCGGCACGGTCGACCAGCTACCTCGGCGAGGAGGGAGAGGACCTTCCCCTCCGGGACGGAGCGGGGGTCCTCACCCTCGAGCCCCGCGGAGTGCGGGCCGTGGCGCTGCTGCCCGCGGACACCGCGTCGGGTCCCGGCGGGGGCGAGGCCTGA
- a CDS encoding carbohydrate ABC transporter permease: MEDALPTVATSPPGAGTGRSSPRSRDPAPKSSPGRSGRRRVTGYQWRSIRAGLLYVSPWLIGLMVFIVYPVVYSIALSFTRYSGMEAPTWVGIQNYISAFTDPLVHKAASNTAYYAIIAIPLGLLIALVLAIAMNQNVREVALYRTIFYAPSLIPAFAMSFIFIVFLNPKFGLFNQILGLFGGQNVNLLGDPQGVKIAIILMAQFGAGNAALIFLAGLRNVPKTLYEAARVDGASPLRQFFTITLPLISPVVLFNLITGVSGALQVFTEAYVVTDGTGEPDAGALFYMMYLYRNAFGFAELGYASALAVLLFLVGLILALLIFWLSRRLVNYDVEAN, encoded by the coding sequence ATGGAGGATGCTCTCCCGACCGTCGCGACTTCCCCGCCCGGTGCGGGCACGGGGCGGAGCTCGCCCCGGAGCCGTGACCCCGCACCGAAGTCCTCACCAGGACGTTCAGGGCGCCGCCGGGTCACGGGCTATCAGTGGCGCAGCATTCGCGCCGGGCTGCTGTACGTCTCCCCGTGGCTGATCGGGCTGATGGTCTTCATCGTGTACCCGGTGGTCTACTCGATCGCGCTGAGCTTCACCCGGTACTCGGGGATGGAGGCGCCCACCTGGGTCGGCATCCAGAACTACATCTCGGCGTTCACCGATCCGCTGGTGCACAAGGCGGCCTCGAACACCGCGTACTACGCCATCATCGCGATCCCGCTGGGCCTGCTGATCGCGCTCGTGCTCGCCATCGCCATGAACCAGAACGTCCGCGAGGTCGCCCTGTACCGGACGATCTTCTACGCCCCGTCCCTGATCCCGGCCTTCGCGATGTCGTTCATCTTCATCGTGTTCCTGAACCCGAAGTTCGGCCTGTTCAACCAGATCCTGGGGCTCTTCGGCGGGCAGAACGTGAACCTGCTCGGCGACCCGCAGGGTGTGAAGATCGCGATCATCCTGATGGCCCAGTTCGGGGCCGGGAACGCAGCGCTGATCTTCCTCGCCGGACTGCGGAACGTGCCGAAGACCCTGTACGAGGCGGCCCGCGTTGACGGGGCGAGCCCGCTGCGTCAGTTCTTCACCATCACGCTGCCGCTGATCTCCCCGGTGGTGCTGTTCAACCTCATCACCGGGGTCTCCGGCGCGCTGCAGGTCTTCACCGAGGCCTACGTCGTCACCGATGGCACCGGCGAACCCGACGCCGGAGCGCTGTTCTACATGATGTACCTCTACCGCAACGCCTTCGGCTTCGCCGAGCTCGGCTACGCCTCCGCGCTGGCGGTCCTGCTGTTCCTCGTGGGGTTGATCCTCGCCCTGCTGATCTTCTGGCTCTCGCGCCGGCTCGTGAACTACGACGTGGAGGCGAACTGA
- a CDS encoding carbohydrate ABC transporter permease, which translates to MATTPLTDKTSLRARGRAERQSELNRRADGTRRPWWSSTLARVVMVVLSLLFLLPMYWMIVSALKSDEELAQFPPTLLPQTWEFENFLHALNAMPFLQFFLNSSIITVSVVILSVLSNFVVAYGFACIEWRGRDTLFYVVIATLFLPFPVTLIPMFDFWSSLDLVNTLFPLIIPAAFGSAFYTFLLRQFLLQIPKDMLNAARVDGAREWTILWRLVFPTSLPALTTVAIFAAVASWNDFMGPLIYLQDQSVQTLSIGLQAFRSVNAQDVSFNQLMAASFLVILPLLILFFIFQRYFIRGITIGGFK; encoded by the coding sequence ATGGCCACGACCCCGCTGACCGACAAGACCTCGCTCCGGGCCCGCGGCCGGGCCGAGCGACAGAGCGAGCTGAACCGGCGCGCGGACGGCACCCGGCGGCCCTGGTGGTCGAGCACCCTCGCCCGCGTGGTGATGGTCGTGCTGAGCCTGCTCTTCCTGCTGCCCATGTACTGGATGATCGTCTCGGCGCTGAAGTCCGACGAGGAGCTGGCGCAGTTCCCGCCCACCCTCCTCCCGCAGACGTGGGAGTTCGAGAACTTCCTCCACGCCCTCAACGCGATGCCGTTCCTGCAGTTCTTCCTGAACTCCTCGATCATCACGGTCAGCGTCGTGATCCTCTCGGTGCTGTCGAACTTCGTGGTCGCCTACGGATTCGCCTGCATCGAGTGGCGCGGGCGCGACACGCTCTTCTACGTGGTCATCGCGACCCTCTTCCTCCCGTTCCCCGTCACGCTGATCCCCATGTTCGACTTCTGGTCGAGCCTGGACCTGGTCAACACCCTGTTCCCTCTGATCATCCCGGCGGCCTTCGGGTCCGCGTTCTACACGTTCCTGCTGCGCCAGTTCCTGCTGCAGATCCCCAAGGACATGCTCAACGCCGCCCGGGTCGACGGCGCGCGGGAGTGGACGATCCTGTGGCGCCTGGTGTTCCCGACCTCCCTGCCCGCGCTGACGACGGTGGCGATCTTCGCGGCGGTCGCTTCCTGGAACGACTTCATGGGCCCGTTGATCTACCTGCAGGACCAGAGCGTGCAGACGCTCTCGATCGGTCTGCAGGCCTTCCGCTCCGTCAACGCCCAGGACGTCTCCTTCAACCAGCTGATGGCCGCCTCGTTCCTGGTGATCCTGCCGCTGCTGATCCTCTTCTTCATCTTCCAGCGGTACTTCATCCGCGGCATCACGATCGGAGGCTTCAAGTGA
- a CDS encoding extracellular solute-binding protein produces the protein MISRRHFLGGSAAAAGLALPSCARVPADGEHVIRYWGMGAADSDKDKAVREAFVGTDAGKDAQIYIDQVPSNGAGDMSSIITAVRGNTAPDLWWMGRFTAVQTASIGLLEPLDPLIEKYEDVSPEEFKRQWLQFAVDELTYEGQIYGLPTDTDARSLMYNEDVMKEAGIDLDLLDPEQHVMTWDELREVARTITKTDARGNYTRFGFAPWLDEGWAYTWGFGLGAQAYDNDTATVTLDSPEWEAVYGLYADWAEEFPYSMVDTFFATYQPPNAPPSQSAMFSGRLGLTTTGPWSLEGNEKYAPDLPLKFTWLPVSEAGAETYTWSGGFSLAIPKGAHITRTLWEYIKFHAGFEGQSIIQPSMGNLPTNLRAIEEKKYNPAAEIFRQMLPTSIARPPVPAGQAIWDTLDRTRAAVPIGSETPAEAVAINQAYVKPKMDLFPGYTMPETYGQPNEIPGG, from the coding sequence GTGATCTCCCGACGACACTTCCTCGGCGGCTCCGCCGCCGCGGCAGGCCTGGCTCTGCCCTCCTGCGCCCGCGTCCCCGCCGACGGGGAGCACGTCATCCGCTACTGGGGGATGGGTGCTGCCGACTCCGACAAGGACAAGGCCGTCCGCGAGGCTTTCGTGGGGACCGACGCGGGCAAGGACGCGCAGATCTACATCGACCAGGTGCCCTCCAACGGCGCCGGGGACATGAGCTCGATCATCACCGCGGTCCGCGGCAACACGGCTCCGGACCTGTGGTGGATGGGACGCTTCACCGCCGTCCAGACGGCCTCCATCGGTCTGCTCGAGCCCCTCGACCCGCTGATCGAGAAGTACGAGGACGTCTCCCCGGAGGAGTTCAAGCGCCAGTGGCTCCAGTTCGCCGTGGACGAGTTGACGTACGAGGGCCAGATCTACGGGCTGCCCACGGACACCGACGCCCGCTCGCTGATGTACAACGAGGACGTCATGAAGGAGGCCGGCATCGACCTCGACCTGCTGGACCCCGAGCAGCACGTGATGACCTGGGACGAGCTGCGAGAGGTCGCCCGGACGATCACGAAGACCGACGCCCGCGGCAACTACACCCGCTTCGGCTTCGCGCCCTGGCTCGATGAGGGATGGGCCTACACCTGGGGCTTCGGGCTCGGCGCGCAGGCGTACGACAACGACACGGCGACGGTCACCCTCGATTCGCCCGAGTGGGAGGCCGTCTACGGCCTCTACGCGGACTGGGCGGAGGAGTTCCCGTACTCGATGGTCGACACCTTTTTCGCGACGTACCAGCCGCCGAACGCGCCGCCCAGCCAGAGCGCCATGTTCAGCGGCCGGCTGGGGTTGACCACGACGGGCCCGTGGTCCCTCGAGGGCAACGAGAAGTACGCCCCGGACCTCCCGCTGAAGTTCACCTGGCTGCCCGTCAGCGAGGCGGGCGCCGAGACGTACACCTGGTCCGGCGGCTTCTCCCTGGCGATCCCGAAGGGCGCCCACATCACCCGGACGCTCTGGGAGTACATCAAGTTCCATGCCGGGTTCGAGGGGCAGTCGATCATCCAGCCCTCGATGGGCAACCTTCCCACCAACCTGCGCGCGATCGAGGAGAAGAAGTACAACCCGGCGGCGGAGATCTTCCGGCAGATGCTCCCGACGTCGATCGCCCGACCGCCGGTCCCGGCGGGACAGGCCATCTGGGACACCCTCGATCGCACCCGCGCGGCGGTGCCGATCGGCTCGGAGACGCCCGCGGAGGCGGTAGCGATCAACCAGGCCTACGTCAAGCCCAAGATGGACCTGTTCCCCGGCTACACGATGCCGGAGACCTACGGGCAGCCCAATGAGATCCCCGGCGGCTGA
- a CDS encoding HAD family hydrolase: MTNAPTHRAGKPPVLLIDAGGVLLLNNHELLLPLLAEYSGLRTPEDYQRVHFACHNSTFSGVRPDGDYYRRFGEVAGVADDELEEFTEAFRALSHTRNMCHLAHPPARRLLGLVRAAGIATVVVSQADGTAAQLLREAEMCQIGEGPGVEVDGIVDSELVGFDKPDPEIFRCALDLVGASPGQAVHLGDTVPADVRGAQAAGIRPVHYDPFGDCEDLADDHEHVRRLEQTCDLLLQHQQAR; the protein is encoded by the coding sequence ATGACGAATGCTCCGACGCACCGCGCCGGGAAGCCCCCTGTCCTGCTGATCGATGCGGGCGGTGTGCTGCTGCTGAACAACCATGAGCTGCTCCTCCCGCTCCTCGCGGAGTACAGCGGACTCCGCACCCCCGAGGACTATCAGCGGGTGCACTTCGCGTGCCACAACAGCACCTTCTCCGGAGTCCGGCCCGACGGTGACTACTACCGCCGCTTCGGCGAGGTCGCCGGTGTCGCCGATGACGAGCTCGAGGAGTTCACCGAGGCCTTCCGCGCGCTCTCGCACACCCGGAACATGTGCCATCTGGCGCACCCGCCGGCGCGCCGCCTCCTGGGCCTGGTGCGGGCCGCGGGCATCGCGACCGTCGTGGTCTCCCAGGCCGACGGCACCGCGGCACAGCTCCTGCGGGAGGCCGAGATGTGCCAGATCGGCGAAGGGCCGGGCGTCGAGGTCGACGGGATCGTGGACAGCGAGCTCGTCGGGTTCGACAAGCCGGACCCCGAGATCTTCCGCTGCGCCCTGGATCTGGTGGGGGCGAGCCCGGGGCAGGCCGTCCACCTCGGCGACACGGTCCCCGCCGACGTCCGCGGAGCGCAGGCGGCGGGGATCCGCCCCGTCCACTACGACCCCTTCGGCGACTGCGAGGACCTCGCGGACGACCACGAGCACGTCCGACGCCTGGAGCAGACCTGCGACCTGCTCCTGCAGCACCAGCAGGCGCGCTGA
- a CDS encoding ROK family protein, translating to MHRDHRRSPTVTAVDIGGTHVSAAIVDTELRIRDEQRRPLDADAPAHQVLDQIAGCVRERHLDTTRIAIAVPGPFDYSRGIGDFEGVEKFARLRAVDVREELASRWDRDPGTLRFVNDAEAFGLGEWAAGAGGRARRCVSMTLGTGIGSAFIDRGRCLTTGTEVPADGNLHTVEVDGAPLEEHVSRRALIGAFRDRAGRTVDVAEIAELARRGHRDAAEILTAGMEVLGTALAPWLRAFRAERLVIGGSMAASADLLFPPLHAQLTSLMTAAPPVVQGALGAERASLIGALIGTSAR from the coding sequence ATGCATCGCGACCACCGGAGATCGCCCACCGTCACGGCCGTGGACATCGGCGGCACCCACGTCTCTGCCGCCATCGTGGACACCGAGCTGCGGATCCGCGACGAGCAGCGCCGCCCTCTCGACGCCGACGCCCCGGCGCACCAGGTGCTGGACCAGATCGCCGGCTGCGTCCGCGAGCGGCACCTGGACACCACCCGGATCGCGATCGCCGTCCCCGGCCCGTTCGACTACTCCCGCGGCATCGGCGATTTCGAGGGCGTCGAGAAGTTCGCCCGCCTGCGCGCCGTGGACGTGCGGGAGGAGCTCGCCTCGCGCTGGGACCGGGATCCCGGCACGCTGCGGTTCGTCAACGACGCCGAGGCCTTCGGCCTGGGCGAATGGGCGGCCGGGGCGGGTGGTCGCGCGCGCCGATGCGTCTCGATGACCCTCGGCACCGGGATCGGCAGCGCGTTCATCGACCGAGGCCGCTGCCTCACCACCGGCACGGAGGTGCCCGCGGACGGCAATCTCCACACGGTCGAGGTGGACGGCGCCCCGCTCGAGGAGCACGTCTCCCGCCGCGCGCTGATCGGAGCGTTCCGTGACCGGGCGGGACGCACGGTCGACGTGGCGGAGATCGCCGAGCTCGCCCGTCGCGGCCACCGGGACGCCGCCGAGATCCTCACCGCCGGCATGGAGGTGCTCGGCACCGCCCTCGCGCCCTGGCTGCGCGCCTTCCGGGCCGAGCGGCTCGTGATCGGCGGATCCATGGCCGCCTCGGCGGATCTGCTCTTCCCCCCGCTGCACGCGCAGCTCACCTCCTTGATGACGGCGGCGCCGCCCGTGGTCCAGGGGGCGCTGGGCGCCGAGCGGGCGAGCCTGATCGGAGCGCTGATCGGCACCTCGGCGCGGTGA
- a CDS encoding class I mannose-6-phosphate isomerase encodes MGTSTMQVPASAAHRNYDKRPVMDVPGDHPAWSGREAWTAITAHAAGGTIVVDAYPASDVQALGAVAHEALPRAEVIDVEREAALDPDRIQSLLERNLTADRVFGLVSHHRLEEFYDASRLRALAERVSSAEHQCVLVGWGASLVPLAPSALVLADLARAEIQRRYRAGAGNWRADNGDQDALAKFKRGYFVEWRVADRHKTGLLERADFVLDANGPLETAPMTTGDALREGLRSAVHRPFRLAPFFDPGVWGGQWMKEVCGLDPEQDNYAWCFDCVPEENSLLLAVGDQVLEIPAIDLVLSHPRELLGERTFARFGAEFPIRFDFLDTMDGGNLSLQVHPLTEYIKETFGMTFTQDESYYLLDAAEDARVYLGLRTDADPEEMVSRLRSADAGESSFPAERFVNTFPARKHDHFAIPAGTVHASGAGSMVLEISATPYIFTFKMWDWGRVGLDGAPRPIHLEHALASVQWDRDTEWTRQQLVDRVVPIAEGPGWREERTGLHELEFIEVRRHWFTDAVDHDTEGTVNVLNLVEGPEAVVESPHGAFAPFVVHYAETFIVPAEVGAYRIRPHGVGEGVQHATVKAFVDGTAARAS; translated from the coding sequence ATGGGTACGAGCACGATGCAGGTCCCCGCCAGCGCGGCGCACCGCAACTACGACAAGCGCCCCGTGATGGACGTCCCCGGCGATCACCCGGCCTGGAGCGGACGCGAGGCCTGGACGGCGATCACCGCGCACGCGGCCGGCGGCACGATCGTCGTCGACGCCTACCCGGCCAGTGACGTGCAGGCGCTCGGTGCGGTGGCCCACGAGGCCCTGCCTCGCGCCGAGGTCATCGACGTCGAGCGGGAGGCCGCGCTCGACCCGGACCGGATCCAGTCCCTGCTCGAGCGGAACCTCACCGCCGATCGGGTCTTCGGGCTCGTCTCCCACCACCGCCTCGAGGAGTTCTACGACGCATCCCGCCTGCGCGCGCTCGCCGAACGGGTCTCCTCCGCCGAGCACCAGTGCGTGCTCGTGGGGTGGGGGGCGTCGCTGGTCCCGCTGGCGCCCTCGGCCCTCGTTCTGGCGGATCTCGCGCGCGCAGAGATCCAGCGTCGATACCGTGCCGGCGCGGGCAACTGGCGTGCGGACAACGGCGACCAGGATGCACTGGCGAAGTTCAAGCGCGGCTACTTCGTCGAATGGCGCGTGGCCGACCGGCACAAGACCGGTCTGCTCGAGCGCGCCGACTTCGTGCTCGACGCCAACGGTCCGCTCGAGACAGCACCCATGACCACCGGTGACGCGCTGCGCGAGGGGCTCCGCTCTGCGGTGCATCGCCCCTTCCGTCTGGCGCCCTTCTTCGACCCCGGGGTCTGGGGCGGTCAGTGGATGAAGGAGGTGTGCGGTCTCGACCCGGAGCAGGACAACTACGCCTGGTGCTTCGACTGCGTGCCGGAGGAGAACAGTCTGCTGCTGGCCGTCGGCGACCAGGTCCTCGAGATCCCGGCGATCGATCTCGTCCTCTCGCATCCGCGCGAGCTGCTCGGGGAGCGCACCTTCGCCCGCTTCGGCGCCGAGTTCCCGATCCGCTTCGACTTCCTGGACACGATGGACGGCGGCAATCTCTCCCTCCAGGTCCACCCGCTGACCGAGTACATCAAAGAGACCTTCGGGATGACGTTCACGCAGGACGAGAGCTACTACCTGCTCGACGCCGCCGAGGACGCGAGGGTCTACCTCGGGCTCCGCACGGACGCCGACCCGGAGGAGATGGTCTCCCGGCTGCGCAGCGCCGATGCCGGGGAGAGCTCCTTCCCCGCGGAGCGGTTCGTCAACACCTTCCCCGCGAGGAAGCATGACCACTTCGCGATCCCGGCCGGGACCGTGCACGCCTCCGGGGCCGGGTCGATGGTCCTCGAGATCTCGGCGACCCCGTACATCTTCACCTTCAAGATGTGGGACTGGGGCCGCGTCGGCCTCGACGGCGCACCCCGACCGATCCACCTCGAGCACGCCCTCGCGTCGGTCCAGTGGGATCGCGACACCGAGTGGACGAGGCAGCAGCTGGTCGACCGCGTCGTGCCGATCGCGGAGGGGCCGGGATGGCGCGAGGAGCGCACCGGCCTGCACGAGCTGGAGTTCATCGAGGTGCGACGGCACTGGTTCACCGACGCCGTGGACCATGACACCGAGGGGACGGTCAACGTGCTCAACCTGGTCGAAGGACCGGAGGCGGTCGTCGAGAGCCCGCACGGCGCCTTCGCGCCCTTCGTCGTGCACTACGCGGAGACCTTCATCGTCCCGGCCGAGGTGGGGGCCTATCGGATCCGTCCCCACGGCGTCGGGGAGGGCGTGCAGCACGCGACGGTGAAGGCGTTCGTCGACGGCACCGCCGCCAGAGCCTCCTAA